Proteins found in one Nocardia brasiliensis ATCC 700358 genomic segment:
- a CDS encoding WhiB family transcriptional regulator, with the protein MTVHTDTAAVVQLTLAELLPLSDSGEWHRAACRGDPHHEAWFPYPSQDFDYAREVCADCPIRTACGEFAARTGQSGVWGGHEFDRGRMIRP; encoded by the coding sequence ATGACCGTCCACACCGACACCGCCGCCGTCGTGCAGCTGACCCTGGCGGAGCTGCTCCCACTCTCGGACTCCGGCGAATGGCATCGGGCCGCCTGCCGCGGTGACCCGCATCACGAGGCCTGGTTCCCGTATCCGTCGCAGGACTTCGACTACGCGCGCGAGGTCTGCGCGGACTGCCCCATCCGCACCGCGTGCGGCGAATTCGCCGCGCGCACCGGCCAGTCCGGCGTCTGGGGTGGCCACGAGTTCGACCGGGGGCGGATGATCCGCCCCTGA
- a CDS encoding HNH endonuclease, with protein sequence MPFRHAAYPAAVTADNWIHTGVLVLNASYEALDEISADRAVVLLMAGTAESIADRVPHFTIRSQHVEVLLPETIRLLRYVYLEHSTRVHDESRATWAGVLRRDNHRCGYCAAWARTVDHIRPRSRGGPNTWSNLVACCGPCNTSKADRTPEEAGMRLLWVPKAPNHRARQQRQIWKQLART encoded by the coding sequence ATGCCCTTCCGCCATGCCGCCTACCCCGCGGCCGTCACCGCCGACAACTGGATACACACCGGCGTGCTGGTGCTCAACGCCTCCTACGAGGCACTCGACGAGATCAGCGCCGACCGGGCCGTGGTGCTGCTCATGGCCGGAACCGCGGAGTCGATCGCCGACCGGGTCCCGCACTTCACGATCCGGTCCCAACACGTCGAGGTGCTCCTGCCGGAAACCATCCGGCTGCTGCGCTACGTCTACCTCGAGCACAGCACCCGGGTACACGACGAGAGCCGCGCCACCTGGGCCGGTGTGCTGCGCCGGGACAACCACCGCTGCGGCTACTGCGCCGCCTGGGCCCGCACCGTCGACCACATCCGCCCGCGCAGCCGGGGCGGCCCGAACACCTGGAGCAACCTCGTCGCCTGCTGCGGGCCGTGCAACACGAGCAAGGCCGACCGCACGCCCGAGGAGGCGGGCATGCGGTTGCTCTGGGTGCCGAAGGCGCCCAACCACCGGGCCAGACAGCAGCGACAGATCTGGAAGCAGCTCGCACGGACCTGA
- a CDS encoding MFS transporter: MQSTLRAARLATFAFFALNGFLMGMWVVHIPAIEQRTGISHATLGWLLLLLGAGAFAGMQIVGPLADRFGARVVVPASAALCAVALVPPGLATDGWLLGAALFGLGLGNGCLDVAMNSHAVQVEHGYQRAVMSAFHATFSLGGVLAALIGARTLSWDWSPAITLGVAALLGLAVALSAAPSLLRAETAGTANTSATSGKYKATRRIWLLAVLAFLLMLCEGVANDWSTLHLRDVLSASPATAALAYGAFATAMTVGRLLADRLSTRFGPVAILRYGAATAALGLSTAALSPWIPLALLGWASSVRACPGASRNCSAPPVTRTETRWAPTSPAWRASDISACWPDPRSSDRSPTSPHSTSSSSCPSRSACSPRPRPASCAPARPAPTRP, encoded by the coding sequence ATGCAAAGTACGTTGCGCGCCGCACGCCTGGCCACCTTCGCCTTCTTCGCCCTGAACGGATTCCTGATGGGCATGTGGGTCGTGCACATCCCGGCGATCGAACAGCGGACCGGCATCAGCCACGCGACACTCGGCTGGCTGCTCCTGCTTCTTGGTGCGGGGGCCTTCGCGGGCATGCAGATCGTCGGCCCGCTCGCCGATCGTTTCGGCGCCCGTGTCGTCGTCCCGGCGAGCGCCGCGCTGTGCGCGGTCGCCTTGGTACCGCCCGGGCTGGCCACCGACGGCTGGCTGCTCGGCGCGGCCCTGTTCGGACTCGGGCTCGGCAACGGCTGTCTCGACGTCGCGATGAACTCGCACGCCGTCCAGGTCGAACACGGCTATCAGCGCGCGGTGATGTCGGCGTTCCACGCCACCTTCTCGCTGGGCGGTGTACTCGCCGCGCTGATCGGCGCCCGCACGCTGAGCTGGGACTGGTCACCCGCCATCACGCTCGGCGTCGCGGCCCTGCTCGGGCTCGCTGTCGCGCTGTCCGCCGCACCGTCCCTGCTTCGGGCCGAAACCGCCGGCACCGCAAACACTTCCGCGACAAGCGGCAAATACAAAGCGACCCGGCGGATCTGGCTGCTCGCCGTCCTCGCGTTCCTGCTCATGCTCTGCGAAGGCGTCGCCAACGATTGGAGCACACTGCATCTGCGCGACGTGCTGTCCGCCTCCCCCGCCACCGCCGCGCTCGCCTACGGCGCCTTCGCCACCGCGATGACCGTCGGCCGCCTGCTCGCCGATCGGCTCAGCACCCGGTTCGGCCCGGTGGCCATCCTTCGCTACGGCGCGGCGACGGCGGCGCTCGGCCTGTCCACTGCCGCGCTCTCCCCGTGGATTCCCCTCGCGCTCCTCGGATGGGCATCTTCGGTGCGGGCATGTCCGGGTGCGTCCCGCAACTGTTCAGCGCCGCCGGTCACGCGGACCGAAACGCGGTGGGCGCCAACGTCGCCCGCGTGGCGGGCATCGGATATCTCGGCATGCTGGCCGGACCCGCGATCATCGGACCGCTCACCCACTTCGCCGCACTCGACGTCGTCTTCTTCCTGCCCGTCGCGTTCTGCGTGCTCGCCGCGGCCGCGGCCGGCATCCTGCGCACCCGCTCGACCAGCGCCGACGCGGCCCTGA